Genomic segment of Peromyscus leucopus breed LL Stock chromosome 23, UCI_PerLeu_2.1, whole genome shotgun sequence:
cccctgaatgcCGGATTACAGACTGCACTACCATCCTGGCGTGTCTTTTAAGGTGTGCTTTCTACCTGTTcggtgttttgggttttgtttccaagacaggagacagggtttctctgtgtaacagctctggttgtcctggatcttgctctgtagaccaggctggcctagaactcacagagatccacctgcctctgcctcctgagagctgggattaaaggcgtgcgccaccatgcctggcttgcttGATGGTTCTTAACCTCAGGATATTGGTGCAGTTCAGGAAGGCAGGGTGGGTGTGTCCTGAGCATTTGGAGACCTATTTACTGTAGCAGCCTGCATGCAAGGTCTCCCGTAACGGCCATGGCTTCATCATCGAGGACTGCCCTGCCTGGTGCTGGAGGCGGTGTGCCTGGCGTGACCAGAGCCTGGTGCTGCTCTTAGAAGCCGCCCTTCTCGACCCACCAGACAGCGGACTGTTGAATTCTGTCCTCTAGTTACCACTGCCATGTCTACCCGTATCCAAACACGGCTGAGGAGCGCAGGGAGATTCAGGAGGGGCTCAATACTCGGATCCAGGACCTCTACACTGTGAGTAAGCCGGGGCTGGGGCAGGAGAGGCCGTCTGCTTTCTCCGTCAAAGCTGCTTGTGGATGGTCACCATGCGTTCCTGACACTGGCGTGCTCCATTTTGCAGCTCCAAACCCAGGGAGTAGTGAAGGGACTTAGAAAAGGCCCTTTGTGTCTCTTTGGTATGctgaattgtcctctgaccatggAGACAAGCTCTAGTGGTGGGCGTCATCCCACTGGCTGTTTGGATTTGAGTTTCTCTTGATGGCGTTGAGGAGTCTCGATAGCAGTGATGGGATCAGATTTTCACACATGGAAACCGAAGGGCTGGAAATGGGAGTTGGTAGCTTCCAGAGTTATCGGCTGAACCATGCCTGGGTGTAGGCAAGCAAAGGGCTGTTCGGGTCAGTCAGGTCACCCTTCTGCCAGGGACAGGATGTCTAGGAGTCACCTGGTGTGTCCCCTTGCAGAGCTGGCAGTCTCTGACATTCCTGCCCCGGGAGCAGGTGCCCGGAGCGATGCTCCTCTGGAGAGTCCCCGCAGGAGGGCGGCCGGTGGACCAGAACTCCTGTGCTTGCCCTGCAGGTGCTGCACAAGACGGAGGACTACCTGAGGCAGGTGCTGTGCAAAGCCGCCGAGTCCGTGTGCAGCCGCGTGGTGCAGGTGCGGAAGGTGAAGGCCATCTACCACATGCTCAACATGTGCAGCTTCGACGTCACCAACAAGTGTCTCATAGCTGAGGTCTGGTGCCCCGAGGTGGACCTGCCGGCTTGCGCAGAGCCCTGGAGGAAGGCTCGGTAAGGCTCCCTGCCCCGCTAGGACCCTCGACCCAGACCACTCGTGGTGTGTCAGCGGCTGGATGTGGTTTCACTGCAGACCTGTGATCTCAGGTCtagggaggctgtggcaggaggatggagagtttgaggccagcctgagacaccGTCTCAGACAAAACAGAGAGTTTCCGAGTGCTGGGAAGGGGCTTGCCTTCAGACAGGCTTTGAAGAGCGGGTctctgggactagagagatggctcagcagttaagaacactgacagCCTttctgaggacccgagttcaattcccagcacccacacagcagctcacagctgtctgtaattccagttccaggggttatGACACCCTCTCACAGATCCAGCAATGCAcagaaaaaaactgtaaaaacaagtaagtaaataaaagagtTGGTCTCTCAGGCGTGGTGTGGGGAGGACAGTCTAAGCTGCGTTTCTGAGTAAGTAATGCACTGGTGCAAACCACGAGAGAAAAACTTGAAGAAATAGCCTGGAAGTGCTTCCTGCTGGCCAGTCTCTTCCGGTCCCTCCCCCTGGGGCCTGCTTCATCTCTGTCACTTAATCACAGGTGGCCAGATAGGGAGGGATAGgcagcctttctttttctcttgcttttgaaGTTacactcctctctccctctctcatttctGAAGGTCTGCGTTCGGCCTGTAGCTCCTCTGGAAAGTGTAAAGGATGGCGGGTGGCCTGGCCGCCTGACATCGGCTCCCTCTAGACAGCAGCTTGCGTGTTGTTCTTCCTGCTGAACGAAGCGTCTGTTTTTATGACCAGACTCTCGTCAGGCACACACCTTGGTTTATAACTGGTTGTCAGTCCATCCGGTGCTTTCTGGTTACAAACACCACTGCACAGAACAGCTGCGACCTTTGAAACTTAGCGTCTGCTGGTCTTCCAGAAGGACTTCCCCAGCCCCGGCTCTCGCTGAGCGAGGTGGGGTTCCTTCCTGTCTGCCAAAGAGGCACTCGGCTCACCTCCGTGTGAACATGCATGCCGAGGGCTCTTTCCCCTGGTGTGGCCTTTTCTCCTCTGTGTTCATTGTAGACGGTGGTGTGCATTTCTGGCCGAGTGAACACTGCACTGAGTTGAGGGGAAAGCTTACAGAGAAGATCCTGCCACAATgatagggttttattttttttttctcacccgttttcttttctgtaaattaGGTGACATTGTCGTTGTGTCTAACTTCCTCTTTGCTGGCTACTTTAGATTACTTTTATTCCGTATTGTGTATGGACGTGGGTGTcaaagtgcctgtggaggtcagaggacaacttgcagggattggttctctccttctcccgtgtgggtcctggggattgaactcaggtcatcaggattgtaggcaagcacctctacccactgagccatctcaccagagaCCACTTTTAGGAGATGAAGTCCTAGATATCAgggttttcctctttctttcttccttctttccttctttccttccttccttccttccttccttccttccttccttccttccttccttcttccttccttcctccttcttccttcttctttttttatctgTTTGAGATATGGTCTTGCTCTGTCGCTAGGCTGGGCtctcatttgagattcttctgccgAAACCTACCAAATGCTGACGTCACAGCCTGCACTGCTGGCCTGGCTCACGTGTCGGTTTTCCATGCCCTGGGCTGGATTCTGCTTCCATCCTCCTCAACCCAGTGTTTCATCCCCACTCCCCAGTTCTGTCTGCTCTCCTTCCAAGGGCCCCAGCTCCAAGTTCTGTCCTCATGCCACTGGGCTCCGCTTGGATGTCTGGCTTGGCGACTCCCTTCTGTGAACATGCACGCCCGggacacccccgccccccaacacacaaGCTGAGTCGTGTGCTTATCTGTAGCTGTTCTCATGGACAGtcatattttcctctttcttttctgtgtggaaGAGAGAGAGCGGAGCTACAATCCCCTCATTCATGAACACAATCCCTACGAAAGAAACGCCGCCCACTCTGATCCGAACCAACAAATTCACCGAGGGCTTCCAGAACATCGTGGATGCCTATGGTGTCGGGAGCTACAGAGAAGTGAACCCAGGTGGGCATCTGGACAAGGCTGGTCTCAGCCAGCTTTGGCTTTTGTTGGAAAGCTTTTGTTggatttctgagacagagtctcaccctGTATCCCTGACTAGCCTGAAACAAtcacgatgtagcccaggctggccctgaactcttggtgatcttcctgtctctgcctcctgggtgctgggattataggcatgtgacaccatgcccagccctgttGGTGATTTTGAAAGGGGATGCAGTGGATGTAGTCAGGTCGCTGACTGCTGTCCCCTTTGTCAGTGTGGTAGAGCATTAAATAACCTTACTGTCCTGtcctgaggggtgtgtgtgtgtgcgcgcgcgcgtgcacgtgtGCGTGCTAATGGAAGGCCCTGCTGAGAACTTGCCACCCCTCTGTCTCTACAGCGCTCTTCACCATCATCACCTTCCCGTTCCTGTTTGCTGTGATGTTTGGTGACTTTGGGCACGGCTTTGTCATGTTCCTGTTTGCCCTCTTACTGGTGTTAAATGAGAATCACCCCCGACTCAGCCAGTCACAGGAGGTAATGCATGCCTGCCAGCCCGTGTGTGGTGGGTGGGTTGGAGCCATGGCATGGTTTGACTGGAAGAGAGCTGtgttttgtctgttgttttttcTATGGAGAGTGATTAAGACGGTCTCAGGtagtctggctggcctcaaacttgttatacatggaaggctggccttgaacttgtgatccccctgcctccacctcctgagttctgggattataggtgtgtgccccACGCCTTGCTCAGTGTGTAGGAGTGTAAAAGTGCTCTATCAGAGGAGTGTGCCTGTCACCCCTCGGTAAGACATTCGCTGATGTGGTTTTCTGGGAGCCCCAGAGGAGTGGCTGGACTGAACCAGAATGAGCTGCCCCTGAGCACTGTCCAGAGCTGAGTCTGCTGTCACCGTGTCTTCTCCCAGATCCTGGGGATGTTCTTCAATGGCCGCTACATCCTCCTGCTGATGGGGCTGTTCTCCGTGTACACCGGCCTCATCTACAACGACTGCTTCTCCAAGTCTGTGAACCTCTTTGGCTCTCGGTGGAACGTGTCTGCCATGTACAGCTCCAGCCACTCTGCCGAGGAACAGAAGGGGATGAAGCTTTGGAAGTAGGTGGCCGGGGAACAGGGATGGGACAGGTGGGGACACATTTCCCGAGCCCCTTCCTCTGCAAATGGCGGCCTTGCTCTGCCTTCTCTTACAGTGACAGCACCATCAGGCACAGCAGGACTTTACAGCTGGACCCGAACGTCCCTGGTGTTTTTCGAGGCCCCTACCCTTTCGGCATTGACCCCGTGAGTACATCCTTCCCCATGTTCTTAAGTGAGGGGAGGTGCTGGGGTGCTGCTGTACCTCTGTAAGTGGAGTCAGTGGAACGGCCTGCCACCTGGGGAACCAGGTCAGTGCAGGAGAGGTCAGCAGAGCCGGGGGACTGTGGTCGTAACTACCAGTCTCTTCCTGTGGTAGAAGTGACCCTTCATGGTCCCCAAACAGCTTCATTGCTTGTGTGAATTACCCTTGATCTGGAGAGGAAGGTGAGGGGCTGAGGTGGCTCTGGGGTGCCAGGCCCCTCCTGTCCTACCAGGGCTCAGTAGGCAAGTCCCTGTAGGCCAAGCTTTTGGACCAGAGCCCTGAAGCCTTTCTGAGGAGTTGTCTTGAAAGCAGATCTCATCACTGCTGAGTTGGCTGGGAAGGATGTGAGTGAGGCTGCTCGGGGGATGCCCAGGACATGGCAGGTCTCAGGTCCGCAGCCTCAGGTGTCCTGAGTCCTGACCAGGGGTGTCGTTTGTATACGTAGGCCACGTCTGCAGTCTGAACATGATCCAGAACGTGAATAGCATTCACAGCATTGTGAGCTGCCCCACTGTGCAGCTAGATCAAGCTAGACTGCAGCCCTGGCTCAGGAGAGGGTCTCCCTGGTTTTGACACTGGAGCCCTGGCCTGGGGAAGTCAGTTGAGAGCACCACAGGAAGGTGGTATTTCCTCTGTGAACTGAGAGCAACTCTGTGACTTAGGAGCCCTCCAGCACCTGCTGATGGGACTTAACATTGCCTCTGTTTGGTCTGGTCTGTAGATTTGGAACCTGGCCACAAATCGCCTCACTTTCCTCAATTCCTTCAAGATGAAAATGTCTGTGATTTTAGGAATTATTCATATGACTTTTGGTGTCATTCTGGGAATATTTAACCACTTGTAAGtacacattttaatttgtttttcatctttcattttttgaaagtCCTCTCTCCACTTTCcaagagttgggattacaggtgtgagccaatGTGCCTGGCTCAGCAGTTCTGAAATCTGTGTTGTAAAACCAAGTTTGACACTctgttatctgtctgtctatctgtctatctgtctgtctatctatctatctatctatctatctatctatctatctatctatctatttactgCGTATTTCTTACATGTCTTTGGTGAGGCGAGGCAGATGGTGCCCATcacagtacatgtgtggaggtcaggggacgaCTTTTGGGGTTGTTTCTTCTACcatttgtgggtcctggggattgaactcgtcgtcaggcttggcagcaaatgactttacccactgagccatctttccacacCAACACCCCCTTTAAAACTGGTGTCTGTACAGacagtgtgtgtacctgtgcacttGCTGGTgtctgtacagtgtgtgtgtacctgtgcacttGCTGGTGTCTGtacagacagtgtgtgtgtacctgtgcacttGCTGGTgtctgtacagtgtgtgtgtacctgtgcacttGCTGGTgtctgtacagtgtgtgtgtgtgtacctgtgcacttGCTGGTGTCTGtacagacagtgtgtgtgtgtgtgtacctgtgcacttGCTGGTgtctgtacagtgtgtgtgtgtgtgtacctgtgcacttGCTGGTgtctgtacagtgtgtgtgtgtacctgtgcacttGCTGGTGTCTGtacagacagtgtgtgtgtgtgtgtgtgtgtgtgtgtgtgtgtgtgtgtgtacctgtgcacttGCTGGTgtctgtacagtgtgtgtgtgtgtgtgtacctgtgcacttGCTGGTgtctgtacagtgtgtgtgtgtgtacctgtgcacttGCTGGTgtctgtacagtgtgtgtgtacctgtgcacttGCTGGTgtctgtacagtgtgtgtgtgtacctgtgcacttGCTGGTgtctgtacagtgtgtgtgtgtgtgtgtgtacctgtgcacttGCTGGTgtctgtacagtgtgtgtgtgtgtgtacctgtgcacttGCTGGTgtctgtacagtgtgtgtgtacctgtgcacttGCGTGACTATGCACGGCAGAGGACAGTTGGCGGGAGTTTTCccttttctaccatgtgggttctggagaatgAACTtgggttgttaggcttggtggcaatctcctttacttcctgagccatctcacagccccttatgtttcatttctttgtgtggatgtttaactgcatgtatgtctggtgcctgtgaaggccagagaggcCATCAGAGCCCCTGAACTAcatgatggttgtgagccaccctgtgggtgctgggaattgaacccacaccctctggaagagcagccagtgcgctcaaccactgagccatctctccagcccctcagtttTATCTCTTGATGCCACTGTTGACTGGGCCAAGGGCAGTTGATCTGATGGTGACGGTAGGATTCTGTTTTGGTTATTTAGTTTTGGAATTATGGGAGATCAGTGATTTATCCATTCAGTGCATAACTGTGGATCGGCTGCTATCCTGAGCACTGGGCTTCTGCAGAGAATGGAGAGGGACCTTTGCCCGCCTGGAGCTTGTGTCCAAGTGGGGAGGCATGTGACATGAATGCAGGGTTATTCCCCACAGGGGATTTTGTCACACTCTTATTGCTGTAGTGTAGaaagctttctgtttgttttgtgggagAGTCAGCACCTTGGCAGACTTCCTCTCCATGCTGACCATGCATCTCATGGCGAAGCATGATTTGCATCATGTACCTCTGTTCTTTAAGTCCTGATAGAGCTGGGACACTGAAAAATTGACAACatgtgtactgctcttccagaggactgcaCCCCAGTTCTGCCCTCAGCACCCATGGTGGGTGGCTCACAagtgcctctaattccagctccgGGAGATTGGTTGCCTTTGGCCCTGCAATCAAGTGCCTAGCTCCCCCTGCCCGACTTGCTTACACATAattgaaaacagtttttaaaatggggtctggagagacagagcacttgttgctctttcaaaggacttgagtttggtccccagtgtccacatggtggctcacatcacAACCAGCCATGGCTCTAGTTCTGGGAAGCctacactctcttctggcctctgtggtcaccaggcatggacatggtacacagacatgcattcaggcagaatagtcatacacataaaattaagtgaatttttaaaaattgatttcattaaaacaattttttaaaaatcttaaaacaaaaacaaaacaaagcaaacaaaaaaaaaccagaatataTTGAAGCCAGACTCAGTAGCAGCCTATGTTTGTGTGGTTCCACAGTTCAATCTCTTCCCTCTTGTGGGGATCTGTGGCTCTGGCTCCAACCAGCAGAGACACCCGTGGGGCCCTGAAGTGGCCTGTGGCACCGTAGCCCCAGCTTTTCAGCGGCCTCTCTCGCCCCTCTTGCAGGCACTTTAGGAAGAAGTTCAACATCTACCTGGTGTCCGTCCCCGAGATCCTGTTCATGCTCTGCATCTTTGGGTACCTGATCTTCATGATCATCTACAAGTGGCTGGCATACTCGGCAGAGACCTCTAGAGAGGCCCCCAGCATCCTGATCGAGTTCATTAACATGTTCCTGTTCCCAGCCAGTGAGACCCATGGCCTCTACCCAGGGCAGGTGAGTACTCCTCTACCTGGTGGAGACAGCCTCTGCACCCAGCGTGATAAGGAAGACTAAACCGAAACCAGGAGTGTGAAGAGTATTCTGCTAGTGTTTCTGGGTGTCCTTGGGCAGTGTTCTCAGAAAGTTACTAACTGGAGTTTGACTCCAGtcagatgttttgtttgtttctttgttttgctttttcaagacagggtttctctgtgtagccctggctgtcctggaactcgctctgtagaccagactgtcctcgaactcagagatcctcctgcctctgcctccagagtactgggtttaaagacgtgcgccaccactgcccagctagatttttttttttaaagatttatttatttattatggatagtgttctgtctgcacatgtccatgcaggccagaagggggcgccagatcttattacagaatggttgtgagctgccatgtggttgctgggaattgaactcaggacctctggaagagcaagcattgctcttaacctctgagccatctctccagcctgatatttttttttttttttttaaataatggaatGCTTCACAAATGTACATGTCATCCTTTTGCAGGGACCATGCTAATCTTCTGTTTGGTTCTAATATTTTGGTGTGTGATACCAAAGCAAGTTCCCATTTAGaatttgtgtgagtatgtgtaggTACCTGTGTCttcaggccagaggtcaactttggagGTCGTTCCTCAGGCACCATgcacctttttgttgttgttgttgttggtggtggtggtggtggtgtgtgtgtgtgtgtgtgtgtatgcatgagcacACGCACACTCGCACACCACGGTCTAcccctggcctggaactgtcAAAGTAGGCCAGGGTGACCAGCTATCGAGCCCCAGGagttcttcctgcctttgcttccctagtgctgggtcaCAAGCTTGCACAGCCACAGCGGGCTTCAAACTCAGCCCAGATTGGGTCCTTTCCCCAAACCTCCATTTGGAATTTTTCTAAAGCATTTTCACTGCtctaaaaataacatttcagtgCTGTGTTGACAGTGtgctgcccttcctcttcccggTCTTCTCCCTTGCCCCCACAGGCGCACGTCCAGAAGGTGTTGGTGGCCCTCACGGTGCTGGCGGTCCCCGTGCTCTTCCTAGGAAAGCCGCTCTTCCTGCTGTGGCTCCACAACGGGCGCAGTTGCTTTGGTGTGAGCCGGGTGAGTGCGGCCCGTGTCCCCGAGGTCCTGATTCCTCCAGAGCTGGCTCTCTTTAGAGCCTGGATGATGCAGCTCGAGGAATGATGCTGATAGACAACATGCACGCACAGGCATGTCCTCAAGGCTCTCCTTGGACTCTCCTGGGTGTGTCAGAAGTGGAGGTGCCGGGTCCCAGGCAGACAGTTCTGTGTTTGCGgttttgaggaactgccatacttCTTCTATAGCAGCCGAACCATTTTAAAGTCCCAGTGGGTTCCAGCTTCTCGATTCCTGCCAACACTTGTTACTCTCTTTGTCCCTCCATTGTCTGTGACAGTCTAAAGGCCTGCGAGGTGTGCACTTTCTTGGAGACAGTTTTCTTATTCCCAGAGAGCTGAGTCCTAAGAGAAGCAGGTACTTGAGTTCTGTCCCGGCCCTGTGGCATTCCAAGCGCTGATGCTGTTCTTTTCTGGTTAGAGCGGTTACACGCTTGTGAGGAAGGACAGCGAGGAGGAGGTTTCCCTGCTGGGCAGCCAGGACGTAGAAGAGGGGCACAACCGCATGGAAGAGGGCTGCCGGGAAATGACGTGCGAGGAGGTGAGTTCGGGCAGACGGTCCGTCGGGTGAGGGAGGAGGCCCTTCATTGACTGCTTAGTGCAGACTGAGCTCCCTGTggtcggtcggtcggtcggtcAGTCGGTCGCTACTGGGTAGCAGAGTTTTCATTCAGGCCAAGCAATGACATCACAAGTTCACAGAGCAAAGAAAGCgagtgaggaagagccaggtgctCGTGGACAGCACC
This window contains:
- the Atp6v0a2 gene encoding LOW QUALITY PROTEIN: V-type proton ATPase 116 kDa subunit a2 (The sequence of the model RefSeq protein was modified relative to this genomic sequence to represent the inferred CDS: inserted 1 base in 1 codon), with protein sequence MGSLFRSESMCLAQLFLQSGTAYECLSALGEKGLVQFRDLNQNVSSFQRKFVGEVKRCEELERILVYLVQEITRADIPLPEGEPSPPAPPLKHVLEMQEQLQKLEVELREVTKNKEKLRKNLLELVEYTHMLRITKTFLKRNVEFEPTYEEFPALENDSLLDYSCMQRLGAKLGFVSGLIQQGKVEAFERMLWRACKGYTIVTYAELDESLEDPETGEVIKWYVFLISFWGEQIGHKVKKICDCYHCHVYPYPNTAEERREIQEGLNTRIQDLYTVLHKTEDYLRQVLCKAAESVCSRVVQVRKVKAIYHMLNMCSFDVTNKCLIAEVWCPEVDLXGLRRALEEGSRESGATIPSFMNTIPTKETPPTLIRTNKFTEGFQNIVDAYGVGSYREVNPALFTIITFPFLFAVMFGDFGHGFVMFLFALLLVLNENHPRLSQSQEILGMFFNGRYILLLMGLFSVYTGLIYNDCFSKSVNLFGSRWNVSAMYSSSHSAEEQKGMKLWNDSTIRHSRTLQLDPNVPGVFRGPYPFGIDPIWNLATNRLTFLNSFKMKMSVILGIIHMTFGVILGIFNHLHFRKKFNIYLVSVPEILFMLCIFGYLIFMIIYKWLAYSAETSREAPSILIEFINMFLFPASETHGLYPGQAHVQKVLVALTVLAVPVLFLGKPLFLLWLHNGRSCFGVSRSGYTLVRKDSEEEVSLLGSQDVEEGHNRMEEGCREMTCEEFNFGEILMTQAIHSIEYCLGCISNTASYLRLWALSLAHAQLSDVLWAMLLRVGLRVDTTYGVLLLLPVMAFFAVLTIFILLVMEGLSAFLHAIRLHWVEFQNKFYVGAGTKFVPFSFSLLSSKFSCGDSLA